In the bacterium genome, AGTCCGGGCGGCTGCGGCGGGCTCGCGACCTGCGCGGCCTCGGCCGCGCCGGCCGCTCGCTGCGCACGGCGGCCGCCGCCCTCGGCGTGCTCTTCACGCGGACGCTGGACCGCGCCGAGCGCATCTACCAGGCCATGGCGGCGCGCGGCTTCGACGGCACGGTGCGCCAGCTGCGGACCCTGCGCTTTCGCGCCGCGGACGCCCTCTTCCTCGCCGGGGTCGCCGGCGGCGCCGCCGCGCTGCGGCTGCTGCCGGTCACGGTCTGGCTCGGCTCGGTGGGGAGCGGCCGGTGAGCGCCCCCGCCCTGGAGCTGCGGGCGCTCGCGCACCGCTACCCGGACGGCACCGAGGCGCTGCGCGGCGTCGACCTGCGCGTCGCCCCGGGCGAGGCCGTCGGCCTGGTCGGGCCCAACGGCGCAGGCAAGTCCACGCTCGCGCTCTCGGTCGTCGGCTTCCTGCACCCGAGCTCCGGCTCGGTGCGCGTCTTCGGCACGGAGGTCGGCCACCCGACGCTCACGGAGGTGCGCCGGCGCGTCGGGCTCGTCTTCCAGAACCCCGACGACCAGCTCTTCATGGCGACGCTTTTCGACGACGTCGCCTTCGGGCCGCTGAACCTCGGGCTGCCCGAGCAGGAGGTGCGCCGGCGCGTCGCGGAGGCGCTCGCGGGCGTCGGGCTCGCGGGGCTCGAGAAGAAGTTCCCCGGGCACCTCTCGGGCGGGCAGAAGCGCTCGGCCGCGCTCGCCGGCGTGCTCGCCATGGGTCCGGACCTGCTGCTGCTCGACGAGCCGTCCAGCAACCTCGACCCCGCCGGGAGGCGCGCGCTCATCCACCAGCTCGCGGCGCTGCCCCAGGCGCGACTCGTCGCCACCCACGACCTGGAGCTGGTGCTCGACCTCTGCCCGCGCGTGGTCGTGCTCGACGGCGGCCGGATCGTCGCCGACGGGCCCTCGCTGGAGATCCTCGCCGACGCGGCGCTGATGGCGCGCCACCGGCTCGAGGTCCCCTACTCGCTGCGCCGCGACCACGAGCACCGCTTCCCGCTCGCCGGCACCCCGCACGCGGGCCAGCACCGGGGAGGCTGAGGCCCGCGCCGCCCGCCCGCGCCCGGCGCCCCCGGCTCCATCGCCACCGGGCCGCACGCCGGGCAGCGCGTGATTGACAGCCCGGGCGCCCGTCCCTAAGATTCCCGCCGACCATGTCGAAGATCCGGAGCGTCCTCGTCGTCGACAACAACGCCACCATCGTCGAGCTCATCGCCGCCCACCTCGGCAAGGCCGGCTACGATGTCGCCAAGGCCTTCGACGGGCTGCAGGCGCTCGACCAGCTCTCGGCCACCGAACGGCTCCCCGACGTCATCCTCCTCGACCTGATCATGCCCCGCCTCGACGGCGAGCGCCTGACGCGCTTCCTGCGGCAGGACCCCGTCTACGCCTCGATCCCCATCGTCATCCTCACCGGGATCGCGCGCGAGGACGCGGGGGCCGTCCTCGCTTTCGGGGCGGACGCCTACATCGCGAAGGGGCGCATCGAGGAAACGATGGTCCACGTCCTCGAGACGTTCCGCTGGCTCGAGGCGCGCGGGACGGGCGAGCGGCGCTCGGTCATCCTCGGCATCGAGAAGCTCTACCCCCGCGACATGACCCGCGAGCTGCTCCACCTCAAGGGCCATCTCGACACGATGCTCCGGATGCTGCACGAGGGGGTGGTCGAGATCGACCAGGACCACCGCATCCTCTACGCGAACCCCTCGGCCAGCCGCCTGCTCGGCGAGGAGGACCACCGGCTCTTCGGCAAGGGGCTCGCGAGCTGCTTCGCGGACTCCGGCGCCGTCGACCGCTTCCTCGGGGAGATCGCCTGCGGCGGTCGCAGCGCCGCGCCGCTGCAGGTGGAGCACGGCACGCGGCTGCTGCGGCTCGGTTTCACGTCGCTGGTGGATCGCTCCAACTACTGCGGCGGGCTCGTGACCATCGAGGACGTCACGGACCGGGTCCGCCGCGAGCGCACGCTGCTCGAGCTGATGGAGGCGATCGTGCGGCACGCCCCGGTGGGGCTGTGCCTCCTGGACGAGGGCGGCACGCTGCGGGCGGTCAACCCCGCCTTCGGCCGCATCCTGCGGCTGCCCCCGGGGCGCCCCGGCGTGGGCTCGACGGTGGGCCAGTACCTCGCGGGGACCGGCCTCGCGCCGGAGTCGCTGCTGCCGCCGCCCGGCGCGGCCGCGGGGGAGCAGCGCACCGTCGAGTACACGACCGCGGTGCTGCCCGAGCGCGTCGTGCTCGCGGTCACCTCGTCGGTCATCGACACCCCCGAGGGCCGGCGCGTGCTGCTGCTCACGGACGACGTCACCGAGAAGGCGGCGATGGAGCGCGACCTGCGCCGGATGAACGAGGAACTCGCCAAGGCCAACCGCGCGAAGAGCACGTTCCTCTCGATGGTCTCGCACGAGCTGCGCACGCCGCTGTCCGTCGTGCGCGGCTACCTCTCGCTGGTGCTCGAGGGGAAGATCGGCCCGGAGCCCGAGCGGGTGCTCGAGGCCCTGCGCGTGGCGGACAAGCGGGCGCGGCACCTGCAGCACCTGATCGAGGAGCTCCTCGACATCGCGCGGATCGAGTCCGGCCGCCTCTCGCTGCGCACGGAGCCGATCGCGGTCGCCAAGCACATCCGCGAGGTCGTCGACATGTTCCGCGACGAGCAGGAGCGCAAGCGCCTCGCGATCGAGGTCGACGTGCCGGAGGACCTCCCGCACGCGCTCGCCGACCACGACAAGCTCCACCAGATCTTCACCAACTTCCTCTCCAACGCCGTGAAGTTCACCGGGGAGGGGGGGAGGATCAGCGTCACGGGCAGGGCGGTCGGCCCCACCCTGGAGTTCGACGTCTCGGACACGGGGATCGGCATCCCGCCCGAGAAGCTCGACCGCGTCTTCGAGAAGTTCTACCAGGTCGATTCCTCCGACAAGCGGCTCTACCCGGGGACGGG is a window encoding:
- a CDS encoding ABC transporter ATP-binding protein; the encoded protein is MSAPALELRALAHRYPDGTEALRGVDLRVAPGEAVGLVGPNGAGKSTLALSVVGFLHPSSGSVRVFGTEVGHPTLTEVRRRVGLVFQNPDDQLFMATLFDDVAFGPLNLGLPEQEVRRRVAEALAGVGLAGLEKKFPGHLSGGQKRSAALAGVLAMGPDLLLLDEPSSNLDPAGRRALIHQLAALPQARLVATHDLELVLDLCPRVVVLDGGRIVADGPSLEILADAALMARHRLEVPYSLRRDHEHRFPLAGTPHAGQHRGG
- a CDS encoding ATP-binding protein, which codes for MSKIRSVLVVDNNATIVELIAAHLGKAGYDVAKAFDGLQALDQLSATERLPDVILLDLIMPRLDGERLTRFLRQDPVYASIPIVILTGIAREDAGAVLAFGADAYIAKGRIEETMVHVLETFRWLEARGTGERRSVILGIEKLYPRDMTRELLHLKGHLDTMLRMLHEGVVEIDQDHRILYANPSASRLLGEEDHRLFGKGLASCFADSGAVDRFLGEIACGGRSAAPLQVEHGTRLLRLGFTSLVDRSNYCGGLVTIEDVTDRVRRERTLLELMEAIVRHAPVGLCLLDEGGTLRAVNPAFGRILRLPPGRPGVGSTVGQYLAGTGLAPESLLPPPGAAAGEQRTVEYTTAVLPERVVLAVTSSVIDTPEGRRVLLLTDDVTEKAAMERDLRRMNEELAKANRAKSTFLSMVSHELRTPLSVVRGYLSLVLEGKIGPEPERVLEALRVADKRARHLQHLIEELLDIARIESGRLSLRTEPIAVAKHIREVVDMFRDEQERKRLAIEVDVPEDLPHALADHDKLHQIFTNFLSNAVKFTGEGGRISVTGRAVGPTLEFDVSDTGIGIPPEKLDRVFEKFYQVDSSDKRLYPGTGLGLAIVKMIVAALGGSVRVASEVGRGTTFTLTLPQAGAAPAAPAAEAAPAQAAA